A single Anopheles arabiensis isolate DONGOLA chromosome 2, AaraD3, whole genome shotgun sequence DNA region contains:
- the LOC120908513 gene encoding uncharacterized protein LOC120908513 has product MAQQKFFSGLTEGMIKRAAGERPDRQKTQFYWPDEDAPDSAAPTDTAPSLNGRPHQLSRRSSTASSGSTAVDSPATLHYRRRQSIGEPIERDRHPKHAGSNIQFYDGVGSSFAELERTRAHERHRIEQFLRQQSEEETGGEARAKRLSTLQSNIAFYDDCTSVALPVVNGSGGDRRTHTEGWERADKQDVSELSELDDFDDRSSYRSGSVCSSTTSGYRRSTSVMPEHKRNSQRHLRSSINFHNGCATADDREDTRKPVTVRESATARVVVGLPNL; this is encoded by the coding sequence ATGGCGCAGCAAAAGTTCTTCTCCGGCCTGACCGAGGGCATGATCAAGCGGGCCGCGGGCGAGCGGCCGGACCGCCAAAAGACACAATTCTACTGGCCTGACGAGGACGCCCCCGATTCGGCAGCACCCACAGACACGGCCCCCTCACTCAATGGTCGCCCACACCAACTGAGCCGAAGGTCGTCGACGGCGAGCAGCGGTAGTACTGCCGTCGACTCGCCCGCCACACTCCACTATCGTCGCCGCCAATCAATTGGAGAGCCGATTGAGCGGGACCGCCATCCGAAGCACGCCGGATCGAACATCCAGTTCTATGACGGTGTTGGTTCCTCGTTCGCCGAGCTGGAGCGCACGCGGGCGCACGAGCGTCACCGGATCGAGCAGTTTCTGCGCCAGCAGTCAGAGGAGGAGACGGGCGGGGAGGCTCGGGCCAAGCGTCTCAGCACTTTGCAGTCCAATATCGCGTTTTACGACGACTGCACGTCTGTCGCGCTGCCAGTAGTGAACGGTAGCGGCGGAGATCGGCGAACGCACACAGAAGGCTGGGAGCGAGCGGACAAGCAGGACGTATCGGAGCTCAGTGAGCTCGATGATTTTGATGACCGCAGCAGTTACCGGTCGGGCTCGGTCTGCTCGTCCACCACCAGCGGTTACCGGCGGTCGACGTCCGTGATGCCCGAGCACAAGCGCAACTCCCAACGGCATCTGCGGTCCAGCATTAACTTCCACAACGGATGTGCGACTGCCGACGACCGAGAGGATACGCGGAAACCGGTCACCGTGCGCGAGTCGGCCACGGCCCGCGTGGTTGTCGGGTTGCCGAACCTGTAA
- the LOC120896466 gene encoding zinc finger imprinted 3-like produces the protein MAEIFPTTCRFCLAQDPSTRCFFDAFICKEERNKVLALLEMEIHPSDAYTNICVECENNIAIVYSIISEMRSNNKLFLALQSQQNEAQFHQDNDAKSEDDNDVPAGPTVLGLCIEKIEYSDEEYLYEVDEQLEDEDSVAYEQNDDKQTNSAGEPSLDSNRPIREQLELPHEDDTLSSRCGKCWLTLYSDNDWNGSLPGNRFGCLYCSEVFASQTDLEQHRESCEEYQCGGCNQSFTFLQQLLKHKSCKRRKMHRLRNVKHLLNADNLLEEQTNPLSCAVCNEEYPYNEEVPEDIHETHQEIDVKWHRCDRCPKQFYSLASARHHRALHTLQKFPRKNQTSLSKECKEANQTKGSNECTICRTEFKYHRELLQHLETAHAGVSIELYQCTQCDGQFTSQAKLDKHTHNTHRARKSRYCCSYCGRRFNKRIMLVDHETVHRGQTKYHCDTCRRGFTYKSSYDRHMEVVHSEAKNFTCKYCAKSFKRKSTLITHVRLHTGEKPFECATCDFRCSDASSLRKHNMKFHWAKKGEKL, from the exons aTGGCGGAAATTTTCCCAACCACTTGCCGGTTTTGTTTGGCGCAGGATCCATCCACGAGATGCTTTTTCGACGCATTCATTTGCAAAGAAGAACGTAACAAAGTGCTAGCTCTGCTAGAAATGGAG ATTCATCCGTCGGATGCGTATACGAATATTTGTGTGGAATGCGAAAACAACATCGCCATCGTCTATAGCATTATTAGTGAAATGCGAAGCAACAACAAGCTTTTCCTTGCCCTTCAATC GCAGCAAAACGAAGCACAATTCCACCAGGATAATGATGCCAAATCGGAAGATGATAACGACGTGCCAGCCGGACCAACTGTACTTGGCCTTTGCATAGAGAAAATCGAATATAGCGACGAAGAATATTTGTACGAAGTGGACGAACAATTGGAAGACGAGGACTCGGTTGCATACGAGCAAAATGATGATAAACAAACTAATTCCGCCGGCGAACCATCGCTCGATTCCAATCGCCCTATCAGGGAGCAGCTAGAATTGCCCCATGAAGATGATACCTTATCCTCACGATGTGGCAAGTGTTGGTTGACGCTATACAGCGACAACGATTGGAATGGCTCCTTGCCTGGTAACCGTTTTGGATGCTTGTACTGCTCGGAGGTATTCGCGTCGCAGACCGATTTAGAGCAGCATCGGGAAAGCTGTGAAGAGTATCAGTGTGGTGGCTGTAATCAGAGCTTCACCTTTTTGCAACAGCTGCTAAAGCACAAGTCGTGTAAGCGTAGAAAAATGCATCGTTTGCGAAATGTTAAACACTTGTTAAACGCTGACAATCTGCTCGAAGAGCAAACAAACCCATTGAGTTGTGCAGTGTGCAACGAGGAATACCCTTACAATGAGGAAGTGCCGGAGGACATCCATGAAACACACCAGGAGATCGACGTAAAGTGGCATCGATGCGATCGGTGCCCCAAACAGTTCTATTCGCTTGCCTCCGCCCGCCATCATCGTGCCTTGCATACACTCCAAAAATTCCCgcggaaaaatcaaacatctTTGTCGAAAGAATGCAAAGAAGCGAATCAGACGAAAGGATCGAACGAATGCACCATCTGCCGTACCGAGTTCAAGTACCATcgcgagctgctgcagcatctAGAAACGGCACATGCGGGCGTTTCCATTGAGCTGTACCAATGCACGCAGTGCGATGGACAGTTTACCTCCCAGGCAAAGCTGGACAAGCACACGCATAACACGCACCGGGCACGGAAGTCCCGGTACTGCTGTTCGTACTGTGGGCGCCGGTTTAACAAACGCATCATGCTGGTGGATCACGAAACCGTTCACCGTGGCCAGACGAAGTACCACTGCGATACGTGCAGGCGGGGCTTCACGTACAAAAGCTCGTACGATCGGCACATGGAGGTGGTGCACAGTGAGGCGAAAAATTTCACGTGCAAGTATTGCGCCAAGAGCTTCAAAAGAAAATCGACCTTAATAACGCACGTGCGGTTGCATACGGGCGAGAAACCGTTCGAATGCGCCACCTGTGACTTCCGTTGTAGCGACGCTAGCTCGCTCCGCAAGCACAATATGAAATTCCATTGGGCCAAAAAAGGAGAGAAGCTGTAG
- the LOC120896302 gene encoding serine/threonine-protein kinase rio2 has protein sequence MGKLDVTILRYLTKEDFRILTAIEMGMKNHELVPGVLVAAIASLKAGGIHKLLRELCKHKLLSYERGKRFDGYRLTNLGYDYLALKSLTLRGAISGFGNQIGVGKESNIYTVVDEEGKSLCLKLHRLGRVCFRNVREKRDYHGKRRTMSWLYLSRISATREFAYMKALHERGFPVPEPIDFNRHCVIMELVNGYPLTNVSEVGNVEALYDDLMNLIVRLGNCGVIHGDFNEFNIMITDDQRPVLIDFPQMVSTSHLNAEMYFDRDVQGVRELFRKKFGYESEDYPRFSDLERDDELDREVLCSGYGFTQEMEEDLFKEYHEGNRPDNADDEQTDTEDEDTDTGSTVAEVEATEHEQPAVDEKELEECRRKLEEEIKLSEEKPQKDTKKKEHNAAILSYLQSLSGQGELEMPDRNEDGEIEPENQSIIEQRQEEEDYFPAEPLVQPDAAGRDHVESDDPESEPEDATIDTNSRQYRMAMVRKLLDDARSVRSYSTTASTIAPTIISERTKGDIQLREKKDMKKRLVPKGEASAVRRMRKDNNAIMKEYRGWEF, from the exons ATGGGAAAACTCGATGTAACAATACTTCGGTACCTCACAAAGGAGGATTTCCGTATTCTAACAGCG ATTGAGATGGGCATGAAGAACCACGAGCTTGTGCCGGGAGTTTTGGTGGCGGCTATTGCCAGTCTCAAGGCTGGTGGAATCCACAAATTGTTGCGCGAACTGTGCAAGCATAAACTTCTCTCATACGAACGAGGCAAACGAT TTGATGGATACCGGTTGACGAACTTGGGGTACGATTATCTGGCTCTAAAGTCCCTTACATTGCGCGGAGCCATCTCCGGGTTTGGCAATCAGATCGGCGTCGGCAAGGAGTCCAACATCTACACCGTGGTGGACGAGGAGGGCAAGTCACTGTGTCTGAAGCTGCACCGGCTCGGCCGTGTGTGCTTTCGCAATGTGCGTGAAAAGCGCGACTACCACGGCAAGCGACGCACCATGAGCTGGCTGTATCTGTCGCGTATTTCGGCCACTCGCGAGTTTGCCTACATGAAGGCGCTGCACGAGCGTGGCTTTCCCGTACCGGAACCAATCGATTTCAACCGGCACTGCGTCATCATGGAGCTGGTCAACGGATACCCGCTCACGAATGTGTCCGAGGTGGGCAACGTGGAGGCACTGTACGACGATTTGATGAATCTAATCGTGCGGCTGGGCAACTGTGGCGTCATTCACGGCGATTTCAACGAGTTTAACATCATGATAACGGACGACCAGCGCCCAGTGCTGATCGATTTTCCGCAGATGGTTTCGACCTCTCACCTGAACGCCGAGATGTACTTCGACCGGGACGTGCAGGGTGTGCGGGAACTGTTCCGCAAGAAGTTCGGGTACGAAAGTGAGGACTATccacggttcagcgatctggAGCGGGATGACGAGCTCGATCGGGAAGTGCTCTGCTCGGGATACGGGTTCACGCAGGAAATGGAGGAGGATCTTTTCAAGGAGTATCACGAAGGCAACAGGCCAGACAATGCTGATGACGAACAAACAGACACTGAGGACGAAGATACAGACACTGGCAGTACGGTTGCTGAGGTTGAGGCAACAGAACACGAGCAGCCCGCTGTGGATGAGAAAGAGCTCGAAGAGTGTCGCCGCAAGCTGGAGGAAGAGATAAAGCTGTCTGAAGAAAAGCCACAAAAGGACACTAAAAAGAAGGAGCACAATGCAGCCATTCTCAGCTATCTACAGTCGCTGTCAGGGCAGGGCGAGCTGGAAATGCCTGATCGCAATGAAGACGGAGAGATCGAGCCGGAAAATCAGTCCATCATCGAGCAGCGCCAGGAAGAGGAGGATTATTTTCCTGCCGAGCCACTGGTGCAGCCGGATGCCGCTGGCCGGGACCATGTAGAATCCGATGATCCGGAGAGCGAGCCGGAAGATGCAACGATCGATACCAACTCGCGCCAGTACCGCATGGCGATGGTGCGCAAATTGCTTGACGATGCGCGCAGTGTCCGCTCGTACTCTACCACAGCCAGTACGATCGCGCCAACGATAATCAGCGAACGGACCAAGGGCGACATTCAGCTGCGCGAAAAGAAGGACATGAAGAAACGGCTCGTACCGAAGGGAGAGGCCAGCGCGGTCCGGCGGATGCGCAAGGATAACAATGCGATCATGAAGGAGTATCGCGGTTGGGAATTTTAG